Proteins from a genomic interval of Phragmitibacter flavus:
- a CDS encoding DUF4175 family protein translates to MSLRPVTLQALAAFQKRRTRLLLIRAALFSLAILLGLFLLIALLDRATFMPDGLRKTLSYTSWIAALAFTLWQTLALLRQHRDTTATARLMESADPTLHEKLLSAVELSDETKAHHDSPEFREHLQDQVAAQLSNFDPVKALPNRLLQQTIRAVTVVIVLIIALSFFGQLHLPGFLARAALPFANIGRPSSVKIHFLIPEKSPTLVPFSSQTQLSVRIDGPTPKRVIIEQQNADTKPTRLEMTSVGNQQYESTLQVEQTDLRYRVLAADAITSWQTLEARARPRAIEFIKTITPPAYTKLPAQTLTEDHGDLSALEGSTIRVQFEANQPLESATAVLHPAQTPLSITSTENNNNTRQLELTLDGKSEAWALDLTASKTLFTNEETSPFRIDTITDLPPSLTLTTPATDQSIRPDQPIAISGTASDDIGLAKVEFSYAINGTDWQNQDIPGASGLEATVQSTLALANLPLNPGDALLIKLAATDLKGQRSESAAARLLIVTDQPDQQQRAWAATQKQLAQQAKALNQEMRTARKQAEQIRDDAKSDNPETAAALANLKQNLATVEEQADQLWEQLKKAAQQAPDTLKQQEINLVGQHLAELRNEHLPALKEQTQKPEGEVRKQIRKSANEAGANAETLNEALRTFATADLAQTAKEAYEILAPQQQKLADKAIDANRDPAQRTRWQEQQRAALAAAKSAQQDLQSLHDIAPDNRQRDIQNQLKNLDQKIPGIESALDTPDQKQAPEYLYGQAHELRNANNNARDFSRWMAEEAQNKAAELRDRLNQRDNPALAALGKARDQLNQAANEKKPDQQADAKKAAEQKLQAAADQLKAQSELREQNASTNTLAALDQNRLSRAIDKLAEEIPDQPTKESAQPLQQKLNDLVETARTLEADALAQDAQSALEEGQQRIQDKATPQQQLNAALAAQSQLRPLDKALQRAKADQPAIQAAQQARGQADRQQGEARNQANQATQQKQNQQDFQQPADQHNPTLDANQQAQQQLAAARQAFIPKVESARGTLEELTPKLSELAENAAKNLNESQQQTSELAQNAANQSTEQTAEQTQALMPQADANAEQLADLQAALRQETAHADMADLAQRQMARTADVGLAQMQQQTPKIANNLQQATESTQTAQQQQSLQNAAQAQQQTADALNQLSKNLANMEQGKTLPEDALAAQQAMEEALGIKQPLDESYQNIDELNQLMQEARDNPQKTLAALEQELQKNTQMQQALGQLAKQAATETQSALTELKNQPQNLPTAAPAEAHDLARVARHQQRLNQPEAAQQIQAASEQLQQLAKSEANAGNAEAAAQSAQAAQQAAAKATQSLPTTPSPSLFQAAKGAMLAQALDQLDQAVNPMGQGDAEQQQQGQQQQQQSAQQSLANAAQSQAQSMAQDRAQGQVPGQQPSPGQGQTAQQNSPSPPAGQQGQPSPDAGGNLSMTAPNTLVPVLTLQGNESWGRLPARMAKDLTEATRQEPSPEYRAAIESYYKAIAEKSK, encoded by the coding sequence ATGTCTTTACGCCCCGTCACCCTCCAGGCCCTCGCCGCATTCCAAAAGCGTCGCACACGCCTTCTCCTCATCCGCGCGGCCCTCTTCTCCCTCGCCATCCTGCTCGGCCTTTTCCTCCTCATCGCCCTGCTCGACCGCGCCACCTTCATGCCCGATGGCTTGCGCAAAACCCTCAGCTACACCTCGTGGATTGCCGCCCTCGCCTTCACCCTCTGGCAAACTCTCGCCCTTCTCCGCCAGCATCGCGACACCACCGCCACCGCGCGCCTCATGGAAAGCGCCGACCCCACCCTGCACGAAAAACTTCTCTCCGCCGTCGAACTCTCCGACGAAACCAAAGCCCACCACGACTCCCCCGAATTCCGCGAACATCTCCAAGATCAAGTCGCCGCCCAACTCTCCAATTTCGACCCCGTCAAAGCCCTCCCCAACCGCCTCCTTCAGCAAACCATCCGCGCCGTCACCGTCGTCATCGTTCTCATCATCGCCCTTTCCTTCTTCGGCCAGCTCCACCTCCCCGGCTTTCTCGCCCGCGCCGCCCTTCCCTTTGCCAACATCGGCCGCCCCTCCAGCGTCAAAATCCACTTCCTCATCCCCGAAAAATCCCCCACGCTCGTCCCCTTCTCCTCCCAAACGCAACTCAGCGTTCGCATCGATGGACCCACCCCCAAACGCGTCATCATCGAACAACAAAATGCCGACACCAAACCCACCCGTTTGGAAATGACCTCCGTCGGCAATCAACAATACGAAAGCACCCTGCAAGTCGAACAAACCGACCTCCGCTACCGCGTCCTCGCCGCCGACGCCATCACCTCCTGGCAAACCCTCGAAGCCCGCGCCCGTCCCCGTGCCATCGAGTTCATCAAAACCATCACCCCACCCGCCTACACCAAACTTCCCGCTCAAACCCTCACCGAAGATCACGGCGACCTCAGCGCCCTTGAAGGCTCCACCATCCGTGTCCAGTTCGAGGCCAACCAACCCCTCGAAAGCGCCACCGCCGTTCTTCATCCCGCCCAAACTCCCCTCTCCATCACCAGCACGGAAAACAACAACAACACCCGGCAACTCGAACTCACCCTCGACGGCAAATCCGAAGCCTGGGCGCTCGACCTCACCGCCAGCAAAACCCTCTTCACCAACGAAGAAACCAGCCCTTTCCGCATCGACACCATCACCGATCTCCCGCCTTCCCTCACCCTCACCACTCCTGCCACCGATCAATCCATCCGCCCCGACCAGCCCATCGCCATCAGCGGCACCGCCAGCGATGACATCGGCCTCGCCAAAGTCGAATTCAGCTACGCCATCAACGGCACCGATTGGCAGAATCAGGACATCCCCGGCGCCAGCGGCCTCGAAGCCACCGTCCAATCCACCCTCGCTCTCGCCAACCTCCCCCTCAACCCCGGGGACGCCCTGCTCATCAAACTCGCCGCCACCGACCTCAAAGGCCAGCGCAGCGAAAGCGCCGCCGCCCGACTCCTCATCGTCACCGACCAGCCCGACCAACAACAACGCGCCTGGGCCGCCACCCAAAAACAACTCGCCCAACAAGCCAAAGCCCTGAACCAGGAAATGCGCACCGCACGCAAACAGGCCGAACAAATCCGCGACGACGCCAAATCCGACAACCCGGAAACCGCCGCCGCCCTTGCCAACCTCAAACAAAACCTCGCCACCGTCGAAGAACAAGCTGACCAACTTTGGGAACAGCTCAAAAAGGCGGCCCAGCAAGCCCCCGACACTCTCAAACAACAGGAAATCAACCTCGTCGGCCAGCACCTCGCCGAACTTCGCAACGAACACCTCCCCGCCCTCAAAGAACAAACCCAAAAGCCCGAAGGCGAAGTCCGCAAACAAATCCGCAAATCCGCCAACGAAGCCGGTGCCAACGCCGAAACCCTCAACGAAGCCCTGCGCACCTTCGCCACCGCCGATCTCGCCCAGACCGCCAAAGAAGCCTACGAAATCCTCGCCCCCCAACAGCAAAAACTCGCCGACAAAGCCATCGACGCCAATCGAGATCCCGCCCAGCGCACCCGCTGGCAGGAACAACAACGCGCCGCCCTCGCCGCCGCCAAATCCGCCCAACAGGACCTGCAATCCCTTCACGACATCGCCCCGGACAACCGCCAGCGCGACATCCAAAACCAGCTCAAAAACCTCGACCAAAAAATCCCCGGCATCGAATCCGCCCTCGACACCCCCGATCAAAAACAAGCCCCCGAATACCTCTACGGTCAGGCCCACGAACTCCGCAACGCCAACAACAACGCCCGCGATTTCAGCCGCTGGATGGCCGAAGAAGCCCAAAACAAAGCCGCCGAACTTCGCGACCGGCTCAACCAACGCGACAACCCCGCCCTCGCCGCCCTCGGCAAAGCCCGCGACCAACTCAACCAAGCCGCCAACGAAAAGAAACCCGACCAACAAGCCGACGCCAAAAAGGCCGCCGAGCAAAAACTCCAGGCCGCCGCCGACCAGCTGAAAGCCCAGAGCGAACTTCGCGAACAAAACGCCAGCACCAACACCCTCGCCGCCCTCGATCAAAACCGCCTCAGCCGCGCCATCGACAAACTCGCCGAAGAAATCCCCGATCAACCCACCAAAGAATCCGCCCAACCTCTTCAGCAAAAACTCAACGACCTCGTCGAAACCGCCCGCACCCTCGAAGCCGACGCCCTCGCGCAGGACGCCCAGTCCGCCCTCGAAGAAGGCCAGCAACGCATTCAGGACAAAGCCACTCCTCAACAGCAACTCAACGCCGCCCTTGCCGCCCAAAGCCAGCTTCGCCCCCTCGACAAAGCCCTCCAGCGCGCCAAAGCCGACCAACCCGCCATCCAGGCCGCCCAGCAAGCCCGTGGTCAGGCCGACCGTCAACAAGGCGAAGCCCGCAATCAGGCCAATCAAGCGACCCAACAAAAACAAAACCAGCAGGACTTCCAGCAACCCGCCGATCAACACAATCCCACCCTCGACGCCAACCAGCAGGCCCAGCAGCAACTCGCCGCCGCCCGCCAGGCCTTCATCCCTAAAGTCGAATCCGCCCGGGGAACCCTCGAAGAACTCACCCCCAAACTCAGTGAGCTCGCCGAAAACGCCGCCAAAAATCTCAACGAAAGCCAGCAACAAACCAGCGAACTCGCCCAGAACGCCGCCAATCAATCCACCGAACAAACCGCTGAGCAAACCCAGGCTCTCATGCCCCAGGCCGATGCCAACGCCGAACAACTCGCCGACCTCCAGGCCGCCCTGCGTCAGGAAACCGCCCACGCTGACATGGCCGATCTCGCCCAACGCCAGATGGCCCGCACCGCCGACGTCGGCCTCGCGCAAATGCAGCAGCAAACGCCCAAGATTGCGAACAACCTCCAGCAAGCCACCGAATCCACCCAGACCGCCCAACAACAACAATCTCTCCAAAACGCCGCCCAGGCCCAACAACAAACCGCCGACGCCCTCAACCAACTCTCCAAAAATCTGGCCAACATGGAGCAAGGCAAAACGCTCCCTGAAGATGCCCTCGCCGCCCAGCAGGCAATGGAAGAAGCCCTCGGCATCAAACAACCTCTCGACGAGAGTTATCAAAACATCGACGAGCTCAACCAACTCATGCAGGAGGCCCGCGACAACCCGCAAAAAACTCTCGCCGCCCTCGAGCAGGAGTTGCAGAAAAACACCCAGATGCAGCAAGCACTCGGTCAGCTCGCCAAACAAGCTGCCACCGAAACCCAATCCGCTCTCACCGAGCTGAAAAACCAGCCGCAAAACCTCCCCACCGCCGCGCCTGCCGAGGCCCACGACCTCGCCCGCGTTGCCCGTCATCAGCAGCGCCTCAACCAGCCCGAAGCCGCCCAACAAATTCAGGCCGCCAGCGAACAGCTCCAGCAACTCGCCAAATCCGAAGCCAATGCTGGCAACGCCGAAGCCGCCGCCCAATCCGCCCAAGCGGCGCAACAAGCCGCCGCCAAAGCCACTCAATCCCTCCCCACCACGCCCTCCCCCTCACTCTTCCAGGCCGCCAAAGGAGCGATGCTTGCCCAAGCCCTTGATCAGCTCGACCAGGCCGTCAACCCCATGGGCCAGGGCGATGCCGAGCAGCAGCAGCAGGGGCAGCAACAACAACAGCAATCCGCCCAACAAAGTCTCGCCAACGCCGCCCAGTCCCAGGCCCAGAGCATGGCTCAAGATCGCGCCCAAGGTCAGGTCCCCGGTCAGCAACCCTCGCCCGGCCAGGGCCAGACCGCCCAACAAAACTCCCCGTCGCCTCCCGCAGGCCAGCAAGGCCAGCCCTCTCCCGATGCCGGTGGCAACCTTTCCATGACCGCCCCCAACACCCTCGTCCCCGTCCTCACCCTCCAAGGCAACGAATCCTGGGGCCGCCTTCCCGCCCGCATGGCCAAAGACCTCACCGAAGCCACCCGCCAGGAACCCTCCCCCGAATACCGCGCTGCCATCGAAAGTTACTACAAAGCCATCGCCGAAAAATCCAAGTAG